Proteins found in one Hoplias malabaricus isolate fHopMal1 chromosome 17, fHopMal1.hap1, whole genome shotgun sequence genomic segment:
- the simc1 gene encoding SUMO-interacting motif-containing protein 1 isoform X1 — MDEVISLSSGSSSEQDSDIEIVGSYSNEKEHSVPFIRAELLPVTPVLVDITGQQFPLLRQRYPRRVKRGQSSTIEIIDLNDDLSSDSTHMEQTQTGAENGHVESSVSKPCIVNLDKDEIYLDSSYKFSHWSAVSMPSDGDPAHQYDTVDTDLEEMSIQRESENNSHHRKHTRAPENKAPGHSDTFDPILSTQKLQNYLELQNTTLTQQTFSFSPHHNTELCKEKDEFLHSPQSCLDRIPSPFSLDSPYYCRSEIDDVLFSETSNNGDENEQLPTTCSLFSVYPTESSSKSLAETKHLHEGQHANNSPTSQAKPKFPFETLPASGGPSPPSSLPCGQPCSPTSTEILAGDSPDTLASAQDLTMESPPISPSLPHPESLLTSITDTVLLNSKDSKCLVSLDSSPSSQWIMHALGDMDIRPGLVSDHLESHPQKKQLISLAQFKKLKPLIGGGVQDVLFPDQSEDEEEEENYSPAEPLCRQSLSLVNSTIEENYPEGTLQLLSDLIQPRYYPPLDITAHLLKGILLDPQCAEVLALEAFNLLMRTQKYHPADTSTIPWDWELLASVMTEKDEARRIRSEARCLVFQYVLRVLEDDFQFKLRMLKLHLSVAKVMLSCDQKFRQVRDLLNWLLEAAKQSFCYSEEDGGQKSEQNLCLKMLLILQRMLLLAMEVDRSPTCSCNKLSQELCNSLNSSTPCRQLRLLLLSTLESNLLRCKLLELLLDQACSQKRQLPMSFQLLLHFLQTSTLAPDPSDGSEKWRRWDELLQLVWMLMLSYEEVMTGHLRCSITERFTLTRTPLWTQNDQITRAAIQEAAETFLSRAMKDLGHALPSKTQESLSQLQEYLLSISFS; from the exons ATGGACGAGGTGATTTCCCTCAGCTCCGGCTCCAGCAGTGAGCAGGACTCGGATATAGAGATTGTTGGAAGTTACAGTAATGAGAAGGAACATTCAGTGCCGTTTATCCGAGCCGAACTGCTCCCCGTCACACCT GTTCTGGTCGATATCACAGGACAGCAGTTTCCCCTTTTGAGGCAGCGGTACCCCCGGAGAGTAAAAAGAGGGCAAAGCTCCACCATAGAAATCATAGATTTAAATGATGACCTTTCCAGTGACTCTACACATATGGAGCAGACACagacaggagcagaaaatgGTCACGTGGAATCATCCGTTAGTAAACCTTGTATAGTAAACCTTGATAAAGATGAAATTTATTTGGATTCCAGTTACAAGTTCAGCCATTGGTCTGCTGTTTCCATGCCTTCTGACGGAGATCCTGCACATCAGTATGATACTGTGGACACAGATTTAGAGGAAATGAGTATTCAGAGGGAGTCGGAAAACAATTCTCAtcacaggaaacacacacgTGCACCTGAAAACAAAGCACCAGGACATTCAGACACTTTCGATCCTATTTTATCCACACAGAAGCTCCAGAACTACCTAGAACTGCAGAACACTACACTGACACAGCAAACGTTCTCATTTTCACCTCATCATAACACAGAACTATGCAAGGAAAAGGATGAATTCTTGCATTCTCCACAGAGCTGCCTAGATAGAATCCCCTCGCCATTTAGCCTGGACAGTCCCTACTACTGCCGAAGCGAAATAGATGATGTATTGTTTTCTGAAACTTCCAACAATGGTGATGAAAATGAACAGTTACCCACAACATGCAGCCTCTTCAGTGTTTACCCAACTGAATCCTCCTCAAAATCTCTTGCGGAAACTAAACATTTACATGAAGGACAACATGCAAACAACTCACCTACCTCTCAAGCTAAACCAAAGTTCCCCTTTGAGACATTACCTGCCTCAGGTGGACCATCTCCTCCTTCCAGCCTGCCCTGTGGACAACCCTGTAGCCCCACATCTACAGAAATCCTTGCTGGAGATTCTCCAGACACACTGGCCAGCGCACAAGACTTGACCATGGAGAGCCCACCCATTAGCCCTAGTCTACCCCATCCAGAGTCACTCTTAACATCCATTACAGACACAGTATTGTTAAATAGTAAAGACTCCAAATGTTTAGTTTCTCTAGATAGCTCTCCTTCCAGCCAATGGATAATGCATGCTTTGGGTGATATGGATATTAGGCCTGGCTTGGTATCAGATCATCTTGAATCTCACCCACAAAAGAAGCAGCTTATTTCTCTGGCACAGTTCAAGAAGCTGAAACCCTTGATTGGGGGTGGAGTTCAGGATGTG CTATTTCCTGATCAGTCtgaggatgaagaagaagaagaaaactacagtCCAGCTGAGCCACTGTGCAGACAGAGCCTGAGTCTGGTTAACAGCACAATTGAAGAGAACTACCCAGAGGGCACTTTACAGCTTCTCTCTGATTTGATACAGCCTCGTTACTACCCTCCTTTGGACATCACTGCTCACCTTCTGAAAGGAATCCTCTTGGATCCACAGTGTGCTGAAGTGCTGGCCCTAGAAGCCTTCAACTTACTGATGAGGACACAGAA ATACCACCCAGCAGATACATCAACAATTCCTTGGGACTGGGAGTTGTTGGCATCAGTGATGACTGAAAAG GATGAAGCAAGAAGGATCCGGAGTGAAGCCCGGTGTCTGGTGTTTCAGTATGTGCTGCGAGTATTGGAAGACGACTTCCAGTTTAAGCTCCGAATGCTAAAGCTTCATCTTTCTGTTGCTAAGGTGATGCTGTCATGTGATCAGAAGTTTAGACAGGTCAG GGATCTCTTGAACTGGTTGTTAGAAGCAGCCAAACAGTCTTTCTGTTattcagaggaggatggagggCAAAAAAGTGAACAAAACCTCTGTCTAAA gaTGTTGCTGATTCTGCAGAGGATGTTGTTATTAGCCATGGAGGTGGACCGCTCACCTACTTGCAGCTGTAATAAGCTTTCACAAGAACTGTGCAACAGCCTCAACAGCAGTACCCCATGCAGACAGCTCAG ACTGTTGTTGTTAAGCACTTTGGAGAGCAACCTGCTGAGATGTAAGCTGCTGGAATTGCTGCTGGACCAGGCGTGCTCTCAGAAGAGACAACTGCCCATGTCCTTTCAACTGCTGCTCCACTTTCTGCAAACTTCCACACTGGCCCCAGATCCTTCG gATGGCTCAGAGAAATGGAGAAGGTGGGATGAGCTTCTACAACTTGTGTGGATGCTTATGCTCAGTTATGAAGAAGTGATGACAG GTCACCTCCGCTGTTCCATTACAGAACGCTTCACTTTGACTCGCACTCCTTTGTGGACCCAGAATGACCAAATTACCCGAGCAGCCATCCAAGAAGCAGCAGAAACGTTCTTGTCTCGTGCAATGAAGGACCTTGGCCATGCTCTGCCCTCAAAAACACAGGAGTCATTATCTCAGCTTCAAGAATATTTACTTAGCATCTCTTTTTCTTGA
- the simc1 gene encoding SUMO-interacting motif-containing protein 1 isoform X4, whose translation MDEVISLSSGSSSEQDSDIEIVGSYSNEKEHSVPFIRAELLPVTPVLVDITGQQFPLLRQRYPRRVKRGQSSTIEIIDLNDDLSSDSTHMEQTQTGAENGHVESSSEDEEEEENYSPAEPLCRQSLSLVNSTIEENYPEGTLQLLSDLIQPRYYPPLDITAHLLKGILLDPQCAEVLALEAFNLLMRTQKYHPADTSTIPWDWELLASVMTEKDEARRIRSEARCLVFQYVLRVLEDDFQFKLRMLKLHLSVAKVMLSCDQKFRQVRDLLNWLLEAAKQSFCYSEEDGGQKSEQNLCLKMLLILQRMLLLAMEVDRSPTCSCNKLSQELCNSLNSSTPCRQLRLLLLSTLESNLLRCKLLELLLDQACSQKRQLPMSFQLLLHFLQTSTLAPDPSDGSEKWRRWDELLQLVWMLMLSYEEVMTGHLRCSITERFTLTRTPLWTQNDQITRAAIQEAAETFLSRAMKDLGHALPSKTQESLSQLQEYLLSISFS comes from the exons ATGGACGAGGTGATTTCCCTCAGCTCCGGCTCCAGCAGTGAGCAGGACTCGGATATAGAGATTGTTGGAAGTTACAGTAATGAGAAGGAACATTCAGTGCCGTTTATCCGAGCCGAACTGCTCCCCGTCACACCT GTTCTGGTCGATATCACAGGACAGCAGTTTCCCCTTTTGAGGCAGCGGTACCCCCGGAGAGTAAAAAGAGGGCAAAGCTCCACCATAGAAATCATAGATTTAAATGATGACCTTTCCAGTGACTCTACACATATGGAGCAGACACagacaggagcagaaaatgGTCACGTGGAATCATCC TCtgaggatgaagaagaagaagaaaactacagtCCAGCTGAGCCACTGTGCAGACAGAGCCTGAGTCTGGTTAACAGCACAATTGAAGAGAACTACCCAGAGGGCACTTTACAGCTTCTCTCTGATTTGATACAGCCTCGTTACTACCCTCCTTTGGACATCACTGCTCACCTTCTGAAAGGAATCCTCTTGGATCCACAGTGTGCTGAAGTGCTGGCCCTAGAAGCCTTCAACTTACTGATGAGGACACAGAA ATACCACCCAGCAGATACATCAACAATTCCTTGGGACTGGGAGTTGTTGGCATCAGTGATGACTGAAAAG GATGAAGCAAGAAGGATCCGGAGTGAAGCCCGGTGTCTGGTGTTTCAGTATGTGCTGCGAGTATTGGAAGACGACTTCCAGTTTAAGCTCCGAATGCTAAAGCTTCATCTTTCTGTTGCTAAGGTGATGCTGTCATGTGATCAGAAGTTTAGACAGGTCAG GGATCTCTTGAACTGGTTGTTAGAAGCAGCCAAACAGTCTTTCTGTTattcagaggaggatggagggCAAAAAAGTGAACAAAACCTCTGTCTAAA gaTGTTGCTGATTCTGCAGAGGATGTTGTTATTAGCCATGGAGGTGGACCGCTCACCTACTTGCAGCTGTAATAAGCTTTCACAAGAACTGTGCAACAGCCTCAACAGCAGTACCCCATGCAGACAGCTCAG ACTGTTGTTGTTAAGCACTTTGGAGAGCAACCTGCTGAGATGTAAGCTGCTGGAATTGCTGCTGGACCAGGCGTGCTCTCAGAAGAGACAACTGCCCATGTCCTTTCAACTGCTGCTCCACTTTCTGCAAACTTCCACACTGGCCCCAGATCCTTCG gATGGCTCAGAGAAATGGAGAAGGTGGGATGAGCTTCTACAACTTGTGTGGATGCTTATGCTCAGTTATGAAGAAGTGATGACAG GTCACCTCCGCTGTTCCATTACAGAACGCTTCACTTTGACTCGCACTCCTTTGTGGACCCAGAATGACCAAATTACCCGAGCAGCCATCCAAGAAGCAGCAGAAACGTTCTTGTCTCGTGCAATGAAGGACCTTGGCCATGCTCTGCCCTCAAAAACACAGGAGTCATTATCTCAGCTTCAAGAATATTTACTTAGCATCTCTTTTTCTTGA
- the simc1 gene encoding SUMO-interacting motif-containing protein 1 isoform X2, whose amino-acid sequence MDEVISLSSGSSSEQDSDIEIVGSYSNEKEHSVPFIRAELLPVTPVLVDITGQQFPLLRQRYPRRVKRGQSSTIEIIDLNDDLSSDSTHMEQTQTGAENGHVESSVSKPCIVNLDKDEIYLDSSYKFSHWSAVSMPSDGDPAHQYDTVDTDLEEMSIQRESENNSHHRKHTRAPENKAPGHSDTFDPILSTQKLQNYLELQNTTLTQQTFSFSPHHNTELCKEKDEFLHSPQSCLDRIPSPFSLDSPYYCRSEIDDVLFSETSNNGDENEQLPTTCSLFSVYPTESSSKSLAETKHLHEGQHANNSPTSQAKPKFPFETLPASGGPSPPSSLPCGQPCSPTSTEILAGDSPDTLASAQDLTMESPPISPSLPHPESLLTSITDTVLLNSKDSKCLVSLDSSPSSQWIMHALGDMDIRPGLVSDHLESHPQKKQLISLAQFKKLKPLIGGGVQDVSEDEEEEENYSPAEPLCRQSLSLVNSTIEENYPEGTLQLLSDLIQPRYYPPLDITAHLLKGILLDPQCAEVLALEAFNLLMRTQKYHPADTSTIPWDWELLASVMTEKDEARRIRSEARCLVFQYVLRVLEDDFQFKLRMLKLHLSVAKVMLSCDQKFRQVRDLLNWLLEAAKQSFCYSEEDGGQKSEQNLCLKMLLILQRMLLLAMEVDRSPTCSCNKLSQELCNSLNSSTPCRQLRLLLLSTLESNLLRCKLLELLLDQACSQKRQLPMSFQLLLHFLQTSTLAPDPSDGSEKWRRWDELLQLVWMLMLSYEEVMTGHLRCSITERFTLTRTPLWTQNDQITRAAIQEAAETFLSRAMKDLGHALPSKTQESLSQLQEYLLSISFS is encoded by the exons ATGGACGAGGTGATTTCCCTCAGCTCCGGCTCCAGCAGTGAGCAGGACTCGGATATAGAGATTGTTGGAAGTTACAGTAATGAGAAGGAACATTCAGTGCCGTTTATCCGAGCCGAACTGCTCCCCGTCACACCT GTTCTGGTCGATATCACAGGACAGCAGTTTCCCCTTTTGAGGCAGCGGTACCCCCGGAGAGTAAAAAGAGGGCAAAGCTCCACCATAGAAATCATAGATTTAAATGATGACCTTTCCAGTGACTCTACACATATGGAGCAGACACagacaggagcagaaaatgGTCACGTGGAATCATCCGTTAGTAAACCTTGTATAGTAAACCTTGATAAAGATGAAATTTATTTGGATTCCAGTTACAAGTTCAGCCATTGGTCTGCTGTTTCCATGCCTTCTGACGGAGATCCTGCACATCAGTATGATACTGTGGACACAGATTTAGAGGAAATGAGTATTCAGAGGGAGTCGGAAAACAATTCTCAtcacaggaaacacacacgTGCACCTGAAAACAAAGCACCAGGACATTCAGACACTTTCGATCCTATTTTATCCACACAGAAGCTCCAGAACTACCTAGAACTGCAGAACACTACACTGACACAGCAAACGTTCTCATTTTCACCTCATCATAACACAGAACTATGCAAGGAAAAGGATGAATTCTTGCATTCTCCACAGAGCTGCCTAGATAGAATCCCCTCGCCATTTAGCCTGGACAGTCCCTACTACTGCCGAAGCGAAATAGATGATGTATTGTTTTCTGAAACTTCCAACAATGGTGATGAAAATGAACAGTTACCCACAACATGCAGCCTCTTCAGTGTTTACCCAACTGAATCCTCCTCAAAATCTCTTGCGGAAACTAAACATTTACATGAAGGACAACATGCAAACAACTCACCTACCTCTCAAGCTAAACCAAAGTTCCCCTTTGAGACATTACCTGCCTCAGGTGGACCATCTCCTCCTTCCAGCCTGCCCTGTGGACAACCCTGTAGCCCCACATCTACAGAAATCCTTGCTGGAGATTCTCCAGACACACTGGCCAGCGCACAAGACTTGACCATGGAGAGCCCACCCATTAGCCCTAGTCTACCCCATCCAGAGTCACTCTTAACATCCATTACAGACACAGTATTGTTAAATAGTAAAGACTCCAAATGTTTAGTTTCTCTAGATAGCTCTCCTTCCAGCCAATGGATAATGCATGCTTTGGGTGATATGGATATTAGGCCTGGCTTGGTATCAGATCATCTTGAATCTCACCCACAAAAGAAGCAGCTTATTTCTCTGGCACAGTTCAAGAAGCTGAAACCCTTGATTGGGGGTGGAGTTCAGGATGTG TCtgaggatgaagaagaagaagaaaactacagtCCAGCTGAGCCACTGTGCAGACAGAGCCTGAGTCTGGTTAACAGCACAATTGAAGAGAACTACCCAGAGGGCACTTTACAGCTTCTCTCTGATTTGATACAGCCTCGTTACTACCCTCCTTTGGACATCACTGCTCACCTTCTGAAAGGAATCCTCTTGGATCCACAGTGTGCTGAAGTGCTGGCCCTAGAAGCCTTCAACTTACTGATGAGGACACAGAA ATACCACCCAGCAGATACATCAACAATTCCTTGGGACTGGGAGTTGTTGGCATCAGTGATGACTGAAAAG GATGAAGCAAGAAGGATCCGGAGTGAAGCCCGGTGTCTGGTGTTTCAGTATGTGCTGCGAGTATTGGAAGACGACTTCCAGTTTAAGCTCCGAATGCTAAAGCTTCATCTTTCTGTTGCTAAGGTGATGCTGTCATGTGATCAGAAGTTTAGACAGGTCAG GGATCTCTTGAACTGGTTGTTAGAAGCAGCCAAACAGTCTTTCTGTTattcagaggaggatggagggCAAAAAAGTGAACAAAACCTCTGTCTAAA gaTGTTGCTGATTCTGCAGAGGATGTTGTTATTAGCCATGGAGGTGGACCGCTCACCTACTTGCAGCTGTAATAAGCTTTCACAAGAACTGTGCAACAGCCTCAACAGCAGTACCCCATGCAGACAGCTCAG ACTGTTGTTGTTAAGCACTTTGGAGAGCAACCTGCTGAGATGTAAGCTGCTGGAATTGCTGCTGGACCAGGCGTGCTCTCAGAAGAGACAACTGCCCATGTCCTTTCAACTGCTGCTCCACTTTCTGCAAACTTCCACACTGGCCCCAGATCCTTCG gATGGCTCAGAGAAATGGAGAAGGTGGGATGAGCTTCTACAACTTGTGTGGATGCTTATGCTCAGTTATGAAGAAGTGATGACAG GTCACCTCCGCTGTTCCATTACAGAACGCTTCACTTTGACTCGCACTCCTTTGTGGACCCAGAATGACCAAATTACCCGAGCAGCCATCCAAGAAGCAGCAGAAACGTTCTTGTCTCGTGCAATGAAGGACCTTGGCCATGCTCTGCCCTCAAAAACACAGGAGTCATTATCTCAGCTTCAAGAATATTTACTTAGCATCTCTTTTTCTTGA
- the simc1 gene encoding SUMO-interacting motif-containing protein 1 isoform X3: protein MDEVISLSSGSSSEQDSDIEIVGSYSNEKEHSVPFIRAELLPVTPVLVDITGQQFPLLRQRYPRRVKRGQSSTIEIIDLNDDLSSDSTHMEQTQTGAENGHVESSVSKPCIVNLDKDEIYLDSSYKFSHWSAVSMPSDGDPAHQYDTVDTDLEEMSIQRESENNSHHRKHTRAPENKAPGHSDTFDPILSTQKLQNYLELQNTTLTQQTFSFSPHHNTELCKEKDEFLHSPQSCLDRIPSPFSLDSPYYCRSEIDDVLFSETSNNGDENEQLPTTCSLFSVYPTESSSKSLAETKHLHEGQHANNSPTSQAKPKFPFETLPASGGPSPPSSLPCGQPCSPTSTEILAGDSPDTLASAQDLTMESPPISPSLPHPESLLTSITDTVLLNSKDSKCLVSLDSSPSSQWIMHALGDMDIRPGLVSDHLESHPQKKQLISLAQFKKLKPLIGGGVQDVLFPDQSEDEEEEENYSPAEPLCRQSLSLVNSTIEENYPEGTLQLLSDLIQPRYYPPLDITAHLLKGILLDPQCAEVLALEAFNLLMRTQKYHPADTSTIPWDWELLASVMTEKVMLSCDQKFRQVRDLLNWLLEAAKQSFCYSEEDGGQKSEQNLCLKMLLILQRMLLLAMEVDRSPTCSCNKLSQELCNSLNSSTPCRQLRLLLLSTLESNLLRCKLLELLLDQACSQKRQLPMSFQLLLHFLQTSTLAPDPSDGSEKWRRWDELLQLVWMLMLSYEEVMTGHLRCSITERFTLTRTPLWTQNDQITRAAIQEAAETFLSRAMKDLGHALPSKTQESLSQLQEYLLSISFS, encoded by the exons ATGGACGAGGTGATTTCCCTCAGCTCCGGCTCCAGCAGTGAGCAGGACTCGGATATAGAGATTGTTGGAAGTTACAGTAATGAGAAGGAACATTCAGTGCCGTTTATCCGAGCCGAACTGCTCCCCGTCACACCT GTTCTGGTCGATATCACAGGACAGCAGTTTCCCCTTTTGAGGCAGCGGTACCCCCGGAGAGTAAAAAGAGGGCAAAGCTCCACCATAGAAATCATAGATTTAAATGATGACCTTTCCAGTGACTCTACACATATGGAGCAGACACagacaggagcagaaaatgGTCACGTGGAATCATCCGTTAGTAAACCTTGTATAGTAAACCTTGATAAAGATGAAATTTATTTGGATTCCAGTTACAAGTTCAGCCATTGGTCTGCTGTTTCCATGCCTTCTGACGGAGATCCTGCACATCAGTATGATACTGTGGACACAGATTTAGAGGAAATGAGTATTCAGAGGGAGTCGGAAAACAATTCTCAtcacaggaaacacacacgTGCACCTGAAAACAAAGCACCAGGACATTCAGACACTTTCGATCCTATTTTATCCACACAGAAGCTCCAGAACTACCTAGAACTGCAGAACACTACACTGACACAGCAAACGTTCTCATTTTCACCTCATCATAACACAGAACTATGCAAGGAAAAGGATGAATTCTTGCATTCTCCACAGAGCTGCCTAGATAGAATCCCCTCGCCATTTAGCCTGGACAGTCCCTACTACTGCCGAAGCGAAATAGATGATGTATTGTTTTCTGAAACTTCCAACAATGGTGATGAAAATGAACAGTTACCCACAACATGCAGCCTCTTCAGTGTTTACCCAACTGAATCCTCCTCAAAATCTCTTGCGGAAACTAAACATTTACATGAAGGACAACATGCAAACAACTCACCTACCTCTCAAGCTAAACCAAAGTTCCCCTTTGAGACATTACCTGCCTCAGGTGGACCATCTCCTCCTTCCAGCCTGCCCTGTGGACAACCCTGTAGCCCCACATCTACAGAAATCCTTGCTGGAGATTCTCCAGACACACTGGCCAGCGCACAAGACTTGACCATGGAGAGCCCACCCATTAGCCCTAGTCTACCCCATCCAGAGTCACTCTTAACATCCATTACAGACACAGTATTGTTAAATAGTAAAGACTCCAAATGTTTAGTTTCTCTAGATAGCTCTCCTTCCAGCCAATGGATAATGCATGCTTTGGGTGATATGGATATTAGGCCTGGCTTGGTATCAGATCATCTTGAATCTCACCCACAAAAGAAGCAGCTTATTTCTCTGGCACAGTTCAAGAAGCTGAAACCCTTGATTGGGGGTGGAGTTCAGGATGTG CTATTTCCTGATCAGTCtgaggatgaagaagaagaagaaaactacagtCCAGCTGAGCCACTGTGCAGACAGAGCCTGAGTCTGGTTAACAGCACAATTGAAGAGAACTACCCAGAGGGCACTTTACAGCTTCTCTCTGATTTGATACAGCCTCGTTACTACCCTCCTTTGGACATCACTGCTCACCTTCTGAAAGGAATCCTCTTGGATCCACAGTGTGCTGAAGTGCTGGCCCTAGAAGCCTTCAACTTACTGATGAGGACACAGAA ATACCACCCAGCAGATACATCAACAATTCCTTGGGACTGGGAGTTGTTGGCATCAGTGATGACTGAAAAG GTGATGCTGTCATGTGATCAGAAGTTTAGACAGGTCAG GGATCTCTTGAACTGGTTGTTAGAAGCAGCCAAACAGTCTTTCTGTTattcagaggaggatggagggCAAAAAAGTGAACAAAACCTCTGTCTAAA gaTGTTGCTGATTCTGCAGAGGATGTTGTTATTAGCCATGGAGGTGGACCGCTCACCTACTTGCAGCTGTAATAAGCTTTCACAAGAACTGTGCAACAGCCTCAACAGCAGTACCCCATGCAGACAGCTCAG ACTGTTGTTGTTAAGCACTTTGGAGAGCAACCTGCTGAGATGTAAGCTGCTGGAATTGCTGCTGGACCAGGCGTGCTCTCAGAAGAGACAACTGCCCATGTCCTTTCAACTGCTGCTCCACTTTCTGCAAACTTCCACACTGGCCCCAGATCCTTCG gATGGCTCAGAGAAATGGAGAAGGTGGGATGAGCTTCTACAACTTGTGTGGATGCTTATGCTCAGTTATGAAGAAGTGATGACAG GTCACCTCCGCTGTTCCATTACAGAACGCTTCACTTTGACTCGCACTCCTTTGTGGACCCAGAATGACCAAATTACCCGAGCAGCCATCCAAGAAGCAGCAGAAACGTTCTTGTCTCGTGCAATGAAGGACCTTGGCCATGCTCTGCCCTCAAAAACACAGGAGTCATTATCTCAGCTTCAAGAATATTTACTTAGCATCTCTTTTTCTTGA